A genome region from Euphorbia lathyris chromosome 4, ddEupLath1.1, whole genome shotgun sequence includes the following:
- the LOC136225448 gene encoding uncharacterized protein: MPLQSTWKGKDYWAMEECSEVIGTWDDHDYGLNDAGKEFEGKVTNQRLLLDFLDEPQDSPRRKQEGVYTYTFGPVNRQIKREGVLFISGDVHFGEIS; the protein is encoded by the exons ATGCCTTTACAAAGTACTTGGAAAGGAAAGGACTATTGGGCCATGGAAGAATGCTCCGAG GTAATTGGCACTTGGGATGACCATGATTATGGCTTAAATGATGCTGGAAAAGAATTTGAAGGGAAAGTCACCAACCAGAGGCTTCTTCTAGATTTCTTGGATGAACCTCAAGATAGTCCTCG GCGGAAACAGGAAGGtgtatatacttatacttttgGCCCTGTGAACAGACAAATTAAG AGAGAGGGAGTGTTATTCATAAGTGGAGATGTTCATTTTGGAGAAATCTCATGA